One Streptomyces sp. NBC_00223 genomic window carries:
- a CDS encoding LLM class flavin-dependent oxidoreductase, with amino-acid sequence MLPFVPKRPEQALPFAGLVNWSSAARLWQGQGLLTEGHHIYSYLAGAGFRFPVGFGVSLMPFRHPYDAAVQARSLALTTGQPVTAGFGAGALQLQRAIMGQEYRSQLGACREYLTAVRQLLDGEVVDRSGEFFDIHGQLDPFPSPRVEVGLGVLRKAAAGLAGEVADVAITWLTPAHYIEETIAPAMAEGARRAQRGTAPRIAAIVPVALAQGDRDPVAIALASNKAHLSLPHYQSMLRGAGLDITGELASDANELIKRQGFLYGDPDELAEWLTAYEQAGVDEVVLNVTGVSAVHGPQVAVRELAAILKLLGKRDAS; translated from the coding sequence ATGCTCCCGTTTGTTCCGAAGCGACCGGAACAGGCACTTCCGTTCGCCGGGCTGGTGAACTGGTCGTCCGCGGCACGTCTCTGGCAAGGGCAGGGGCTGCTGACAGAAGGGCACCACATCTACAGTTATCTGGCCGGTGCCGGATTCCGGTTCCCGGTCGGTTTCGGCGTTTCGCTCATGCCTTTCCGGCACCCCTATGACGCGGCGGTGCAGGCGCGCTCGCTCGCCCTGACCACCGGCCAGCCGGTGACCGCCGGGTTCGGCGCCGGTGCCCTCCAGTTGCAACGGGCGATCATGGGGCAGGAGTACCGCAGCCAACTGGGGGCCTGCCGGGAGTATCTGACCGCTGTTCGCCAACTGCTCGACGGTGAGGTGGTCGACCGGTCCGGAGAGTTCTTCGACATCCACGGGCAGCTCGACCCGTTCCCCTCGCCGCGGGTCGAGGTCGGCCTCGGCGTGTTGCGCAAGGCCGCCGCGGGCCTCGCCGGCGAGGTCGCCGATGTGGCCATCACCTGGCTCACCCCGGCGCACTACATCGAGGAGACCATCGCCCCGGCCATGGCCGAAGGGGCCCGGCGGGCGCAGCGCGGGACGGCTCCGCGGATCGCCGCGATCGTTCCCGTCGCGCTGGCCCAGGGCGACCGCGACCCGGTGGCCATCGCACTGGCCAGCAACAAGGCGCATCTGTCACTTCCGCACTACCAGAGCATGCTGCGCGGCGCCGGGCTCGACATCACGGGTGAACTCGCGTCCGACGCCAATGAATTGATCAAGCGTCAGGGCTTTCTCTACGGCGATCCCGATGAACTCGCCGAATGGCTCACCGCCTACGAACAGGCCGGCGTCGACGAGGTCGTACTGAACGTCACCGGTGTGTCGGCCGTCCACGGACCGCAGGTCGCCGTACGCGAACTCGCCGCCATTCTCAAGCTCCTGGGGAAGAGGGACGCTTCATGA
- the mpaB gene encoding daptide biosynthesis RiPP recognition protein, which translates to MNARKQHLMAWVTGRSYGLELPERGAAVAVLADGADLEWLVKGGLVAPEGVVYAPSAAPVDGVTVVPYHGSFTEPGSEVQLGEDFFLQVQAYSIASFLALLGPTVVRVADGEDAEAFVADAEQALHQGVWSEVLTNPAVQLADVAVLGGRAPQDGRSLRLYVGPDHGVRVGLLGTVLGKADAGWEALEDSAPDPSRIPGGRAAAEAVRERHWLARYHSALQAVQSLRARGRQNVKVSGFGMRLNEGLELGAGAPDLCDPLAPVLLESADEHYVYAPSTSRVFQAAPDTARTLERVLVRPDADDQDSPAVAEARRFLEAAAGRAVS; encoded by the coding sequence ATGAACGCCCGCAAGCAGCATCTGATGGCCTGGGTGACCGGCCGGTCGTACGGGCTCGAACTCCCCGAGCGCGGCGCGGCCGTCGCCGTACTGGCCGACGGCGCCGATCTGGAGTGGCTTGTCAAGGGCGGCCTGGTCGCCCCGGAGGGCGTGGTGTACGCGCCGTCGGCCGCACCGGTCGACGGTGTCACGGTGGTGCCGTACCACGGCTCCTTCACCGAGCCGGGCTCCGAGGTCCAGCTCGGAGAGGACTTCTTTCTCCAGGTGCAGGCGTACAGCATCGCGAGCTTCCTCGCGCTGCTCGGGCCGACCGTGGTGCGGGTCGCCGACGGGGAGGACGCCGAGGCGTTCGTCGCCGACGCGGAACAGGCGCTCCACCAGGGCGTGTGGTCGGAGGTGCTGACCAATCCGGCCGTACAGCTCGCCGACGTCGCCGTGCTCGGCGGGCGGGCCCCCCAGGACGGGCGGAGTCTGCGCCTGTACGTGGGCCCGGACCACGGGGTGCGGGTCGGCCTGCTCGGGACCGTCCTGGGGAAGGCCGACGCCGGCTGGGAGGCGCTCGAAGACTCGGCCCCCGACCCGAGCCGGATCCCCGGCGGACGGGCCGCGGCCGAAGCGGTACGGGAACGGCACTGGCTCGCCCGCTACCACTCGGCGCTCCAGGCCGTGCAGTCGCTGCGGGCGCGGGGCCGCCAGAACGTCAAGGTCTCCGGCTTCGGCATGCGGCTGAACGAGGGGCTGGAGCTGGGCGCCGGTGCCCCCGACCTGTGCGACCCCCTGGCGCCGGTCCTGCTGGAGTCGGCCGACGAGCACTACGTCTACGCGCCGTCGACCAGCCGGGTCTTCCAGGCCGCCCCGGACACCGCCCGCACCCTTGAGCGTGTCCTGGTGCGGCCCGACGCGGACGACCAGGACAGCCCCGCCGTGGCGGAGGCCCGCCGCTTCCTCGAAGCCGCTGCCGGGCGGGCCGTCTCATGA
- the mpaM gene encoding daptide-type RiPP biosynthesis methyltransferase yields the protein MSALPLGLEAVAGLPPELAGSQAAQAVRTLRSLPGPLVVCDMYDPRGADTYHDFTMGDTSEVAEIVREVRRTSGTVLELAAGAGRLTVPLLSLRRDLIAVDLSPSMLALLRERLGRLPRAAAERCEVVHGDITTYTAPRPVGVAVLGTTSVSLLTREQRQAMLRRTWEALEPGGLFVLTTVQLDPAAVALDERVLDAAGMSGRVYRVYDLVAPDRCGRYTVVISTDDEHGRTVCHSYIRLVPAQELVADLEAAGFTVGCSALPAAPGERYAGMLLRAVKEAR from the coding sequence ATGAGCGCGCTCCCCCTCGGCCTCGAAGCGGTCGCCGGACTGCCGCCGGAACTCGCCGGCTCGCAGGCCGCGCAGGCGGTACGGACGCTGCGGTCCCTGCCGGGCCCCCTGGTCGTCTGCGACATGTACGACCCGCGCGGGGCGGACACGTACCACGACTTCACCATGGGCGACACCTCCGAGGTCGCGGAGATCGTGCGCGAGGTCCGCCGGACCAGCGGCACCGTACTGGAGCTCGCGGCGGGGGCCGGCCGGCTGACCGTCCCGCTGCTGAGCCTGCGCCGCGACCTGATCGCCGTCGACCTTTCGCCGTCCATGCTCGCCCTGCTGCGCGAACGGCTCGGCCGGCTGCCCCGGGCAGCCGCCGAGCGGTGCGAGGTGGTGCACGGCGACATCACCACCTACACCGCGCCGCGGCCGGTCGGCGTCGCGGTGCTCGGCACCACGAGCGTCTCGCTGCTGACCCGGGAGCAGCGGCAGGCCATGCTGCGCCGCACCTGGGAGGCGCTGGAGCCCGGCGGGTTGTTCGTCCTCACCACCGTGCAGCTCGACCCGGCGGCCGTCGCTCTCGACGAGCGGGTGCTGGACGCCGCCGGGATGTCCGGCCGGGTCTACCGGGTGTACGACCTGGTGGCACCCGATCGGTGCGGCCGGTACACCGTCGTGATCTCGACGGACGACGAGCACGGCCGGACCGTGTGCCACTCGTACATCAGGTTGGTCCCCGCCCAGGAGCTGGTGGCCGATCTGGAGGCCGCGGGCTTCACCGTCGGCTGCTCCGCGCTGCCGGCCGCGCCGGGCGAGCGCTATGCCGGGATGCTGCTGCGCGCCGTGAAGGAGGCCCGGTGA
- the mpaD gene encoding daptide-type RiPP biosynthesis aminotransferase, whose amino-acid sequence MTGTLWPMMMPLADADDDGICVVRTSGHRITFADGNTVLCGTSGLWNANLGYGNQAISAAVADALGSLSYAGVFRYENAPARTAAERLIAASAHDWARVIFSVSGGTANDLTMKLARQYHELGGDPARKLVVGLKDGYHGLTFGAHALTGEDLGQRAYGVDTRLVRHVPANDETALKALFAAFGRQIAAIVVEPVLGNGAVVLEAGYVEQLGRFADETGALLVADEVATGFGRTGGMFASDGWTRQPDVLIASKGLTNGTMPASALLIRDRVADRFRDTGAVLLHGETQAGTAVTAAAVIATLDEFERLGALESGRTAAAALDAALTRWQSEDPAVLTTCGTGCFRAVVLADPVHGGPLGPVHVLPLVREIRRAGAQVHGGPNGVQLLPALTYSPAEIDELVSIVRDGVAAFSARVRREASAG is encoded by the coding sequence GTGACCGGGACGTTGTGGCCGATGATGATGCCGCTGGCGGACGCGGACGACGACGGTATCTGTGTCGTCCGGACCTCAGGCCACCGGATCACCTTCGCCGACGGCAACACGGTGCTCTGCGGGACCAGTGGCCTGTGGAACGCCAATCTCGGCTACGGCAACCAGGCCATCTCCGCCGCGGTCGCCGACGCGCTCGGGTCCCTGTCGTACGCGGGTGTCTTCCGCTACGAGAACGCCCCGGCCCGGACCGCCGCCGAACGGCTGATCGCCGCCAGCGCGCACGACTGGGCCCGGGTGATCTTCTCGGTCTCCGGGGGCACGGCGAACGACCTGACGATGAAGCTCGCCCGCCAGTACCACGAGCTCGGTGGCGATCCGGCGCGCAAGCTGGTCGTCGGGCTGAAGGACGGCTACCACGGGCTGACCTTCGGGGCGCACGCCCTGACCGGCGAGGATCTCGGCCAGCGCGCGTACGGCGTCGACACCCGGCTGGTGCGGCATGTCCCGGCGAACGACGAGACCGCGCTGAAGGCGCTGTTCGCCGCCTTCGGGCGGCAGATCGCCGCGATCGTGGTGGAGCCGGTGCTCGGCAACGGGGCGGTGGTCCTGGAAGCGGGGTACGTCGAGCAGCTCGGCCGGTTCGCGGACGAGACCGGGGCCCTGCTGGTCGCCGACGAGGTGGCGACGGGCTTCGGCCGGACCGGCGGGATGTTCGCCTCCGACGGCTGGACCCGGCAGCCGGATGTGCTGATCGCCTCCAAGGGCCTCACCAACGGCACCATGCCCGCCTCCGCGCTGCTGATCCGCGACCGGGTCGCCGACCGGTTCCGTGACACCGGAGCCGTTCTGCTGCACGGGGAGACGCAGGCCGGCACCGCGGTGACGGCGGCGGCGGTGATCGCGACGCTGGACGAGTTCGAGCGGCTGGGCGCCCTGGAGTCGGGCCGTACCGCGGCCGCCGCGCTCGACGCGGCGCTGACCCGCTGGCAAAGCGAGGACCCGGCGGTGCTGACGACCTGCGGTACGGGCTGCTTCCGGGCGGTCGTCCTGGCCGACCCGGTGCACGGCGGACCGCTGGGACCGGTCCACGTGCTGCCGCTGGTCCGGGAGATCCGGCGCGCGGGCGCCCAGGTGCACGGCGGACCGAACGGCGTCCAGCTCCTCCCCGCGCTCACCTACTCCCCGGCGGAGATCGACGAGTTGGTGTCGATCGTGCGCGACGGCGTCGCGGCCTTCTCGGCACGCGTCCGGCGCGAGGCGAGCGCCGGATGA
- the mpaC gene encoding daptide-type RiPP biosynthesis dehydogenase: protein MTWMISRCRVLTGLDVLPDVVREYGFTAATVAYDAAIEGNAGLAAGCEALASRGVTVRLLAVDRTGSLADARDLAGRLGRGEPVVAMGGGSLLDCVKLALALHDPLAERVLSARQRSGWVIGPDRPRPAPLIAVPTTVGTAAEVSGIVSFVDGGSAKRVYTSLSVQPDVAVLDPRATAGMPGEVLVEGCLEILLRFVGPMVGARGPLTDTDRQVLRDAAEVTGLLCRIRRTGEATAPVRARLALLSAQTQRDENLCDRSAFTVKAWFLGNNLSQHLGVRKMAALANLIPAYWGRLAEGPALGSAQRAQQMWAVLREQIPVPVAPEPGTGFPEWLDWLGVPALSPLSDHDVETVALSCVRMWGGGLPMLGGVAADDVRAVLRGVRSAPATHGLPLSRG, encoded by the coding sequence ATGACCTGGATGATCAGCCGCTGCCGGGTGCTGACCGGACTGGACGTCCTGCCGGACGTGGTCCGGGAGTACGGCTTCACGGCGGCGACCGTGGCCTACGACGCGGCGATCGAGGGCAACGCCGGACTGGCCGCCGGCTGCGAGGCGCTGGCCTCGCGCGGGGTGACGGTACGTCTGCTGGCGGTGGACCGCACCGGTTCGCTGGCGGACGCCCGCGATCTCGCCGGCCGGCTGGGCCGCGGTGAACCGGTGGTGGCGATGGGCGGCGGCTCGCTGCTGGACTGCGTCAAACTGGCGCTGGCCCTGCATGATCCGCTGGCCGAGCGGGTTCTGTCCGCCCGGCAGCGCAGCGGCTGGGTGATCGGCCCCGACCGTCCGCGGCCCGCACCGCTGATCGCCGTCCCGACGACGGTCGGGACGGCGGCCGAGGTGAGCGGAATCGTCAGCTTCGTGGACGGCGGCTCCGCCAAACGCGTCTACACCAGTCTCTCCGTGCAGCCGGACGTCGCGGTGCTCGACCCCCGGGCTACCGCGGGCATGCCGGGAGAGGTCCTGGTCGAGGGGTGTCTGGAGATCCTTCTGCGGTTCGTGGGCCCGATGGTGGGGGCGCGGGGGCCGCTCACCGACACCGACCGGCAGGTGCTGCGGGACGCCGCGGAGGTGACCGGGCTGCTGTGCCGGATCCGCCGGACCGGCGAGGCGACGGCGCCGGTCCGGGCGCGGCTGGCGCTGCTCAGCGCGCAGACGCAGCGGGACGAGAATCTGTGCGACCGTTCGGCGTTCACCGTCAAGGCATGGTTCCTGGGCAACAACCTCTCCCAGCACCTCGGTGTGCGGAAGATGGCCGCCCTGGCCAACCTGATACCGGCCTACTGGGGGCGGCTGGCGGAGGGCCCGGCGCTGGGCTCCGCCCAACGGGCGCAGCAGATGTGGGCAGTGCTGCGGGAGCAGATTCCGGTGCCGGTGGCACCGGAGCCCGGAACAGGTTTCCCGGAGTGGCTCGACTGGCTGGGCGTTCCCGCCCTGAGCCCGTTGTCGGACCACGACGTGGAGACGGTCGCACTGTCGTGCGTCCGTATGTGGGGTGGCGGACTGCCCATGCTCGGCGGCGTCGCCGCCGACGACGTCCGCGCGGTTCTGCGCGGTGTGCGCAGCGCCCCCGCAACCCATGGACTCCCGCTTTCACGCGGGTGA
- a CDS encoding daptide-type RiPP — MNVLEKSSVDHEIAALELGLQELETLEAPGFWTGVGVVVGVVSASAVAYGSYALTAAIVAT, encoded by the coding sequence ATGAACGTCCTGGAGAAGTCCTCGGTCGATCACGAGATCGCCGCTCTGGAGCTGGGTCTGCAGGAGCTGGAGACCCTGGAGGCCCCCGGCTTCTGGACCGGTGTGGGTGTGGTCGTCGGTGTCGTCTCGGCCAGTGCCGTCGCCTACGGCAGCTACGCGCTGACCGCGGCCATCGTCGCCACCTGA
- a CDS encoding daptide-type RiPP, with translation MNVLEKSSVDHEIAALELGLQELETLEAPGFWTGVGVVVGVVAASAVAYGSYALTAAVVAT, from the coding sequence ATGAACGTCCTGGAGAAGTCCTCGGTCGATCACGAGATCGCCGCTCTGGAGCTGGGTCTGCAGGAGCTGGAGACCCTGGAGGCCCCCGGCTTCTGGACCGGTGTGGGTGTGGTCGTCGGTGTGGTCGCGGCCAGTGCCGTCGCCTACGGCAGTTACGCGCTGACCGCCGCCGTCGTCGCCACCTGA
- a CDS encoding ABC transporter ATP-binding protein, whose product MATEQPAIRVEGLSKSYGDRQVLVDVTFEVARGRVVGLLGRNGAGKTTLMKTLLGIATPDSGTVEVLGRAPGPQLAHQVGVAMDTVGFYPSTTVRGELAIWSQALGIGPDRVAELVSLVDLKGHERQQCGKLSTGQRQRLRLAIALLSPTTELLLLDEPANGLDPDGIRWIRKLIRELAASGRTVLVCSHQLGEMENTVDDVLLLDEGRIVHTGSLTDLTQGGERSLEERFFEIAGR is encoded by the coding sequence ATGGCAACTGAACAGCCCGCCATCAGAGTCGAGGGACTGTCCAAGTCCTACGGTGACCGCCAGGTCCTCGTCGACGTCACCTTCGAGGTCGCCCGGGGACGGGTCGTCGGGTTGCTCGGCCGCAACGGCGCGGGCAAAACCACCCTGATGAAGACACTGCTGGGGATCGCCACTCCGGACTCCGGCACCGTCGAGGTGCTGGGCCGGGCGCCGGGGCCGCAGCTCGCGCATCAGGTGGGTGTCGCGATGGACACGGTGGGCTTCTACCCGTCCACGACGGTCCGCGGCGAGCTGGCCATCTGGTCCCAGGCTCTCGGCATCGGTCCCGACCGCGTCGCCGAACTGGTGAGCCTGGTCGACCTGAAGGGTCACGAGCGCCAGCAGTGCGGCAAGCTCTCCACCGGTCAGCGGCAGCGGCTGAGGCTCGCCATCGCCCTGCTGTCGCCCACGACCGAGCTGCTGCTGCTCGACGAGCCGGCCAACGGCCTCGACCCGGACGGCATCCGCTGGATCCGGAAGCTGATCCGGGAGCTCGCCGCGTCCGGCAGGACCGTCCTGGTCTGCAGCCATCAGCTCGGCGAGATGGAGAACACCGTCGACGACGTGCTGCTGCTCGACGAGGGCCGGATCGTGCACACGGGGTCCCTCACGGACCTCACCCAGGGCGGCGAACGGTCGCTGGAAGAGCGGTTCTTCGAGATCGCGGGGAGATGA
- a CDS encoding ABC transporter permease encodes MTTATLVRHSRAEMLKVTRGRAMLGLVLGGVLWCVLTSYGYYVDGVKIPLPPGSGAVTGQVVRAWMMLLLFSAIAGAMIVTRDFSQGTISRTVLALGGRREAFAAKLVATVLTSAGFAVVAVVGAGLSGLVALRSNAQLVWDSGCTQTLLGVAACMMLAGLWGLAVGWLVRNQTLSVLAIVIMVVGVEPAIQRLVPDVAQFLFTIALSSVYRDGKPDLLPVGAALGVCAVWIAGLGLAARTSFFRRDVG; translated from the coding sequence ATGACCACGGCAACGCTGGTACGTCACTCACGTGCCGAAATGCTGAAGGTGACCCGCGGCCGCGCCATGCTCGGGCTGGTGCTCGGAGGCGTGCTGTGGTGCGTCCTGACCAGTTACGGCTACTACGTGGACGGCGTCAAGATCCCGCTTCCGCCGGGCTCGGGCGCGGTGACGGGCCAGGTCGTCCGCGCCTGGATGATGCTGCTGCTCTTCTCCGCGATCGCGGGCGCGATGATCGTGACGCGGGACTTCTCGCAGGGCACGATCTCCCGTACGGTGCTCGCCCTCGGCGGCAGGCGTGAGGCCTTCGCCGCGAAGCTGGTGGCCACGGTGCTCACCTCGGCCGGCTTCGCCGTGGTGGCGGTCGTCGGCGCCGGGCTGAGCGGGCTGGTCGCGCTGCGTTCCAACGCGCAGCTGGTCTGGGACAGCGGATGCACCCAGACCCTGCTGGGCGTCGCGGCCTGCATGATGCTGGCCGGCCTGTGGGGGCTGGCGGTCGGCTGGCTGGTCCGCAACCAGACGCTCTCGGTCCTCGCCATCGTGATCATGGTGGTGGGTGTGGAGCCCGCGATCCAGCGGCTGGTGCCCGACGTGGCCCAGTTCCTCTTCACGATCGCGCTGAGCTCGGTCTACCGCGACGGAAAGCCGGATCTGCTGCCGGTCGGCGCCGCCCTGGGCGTCTGCGCCGTGTGGATCGCGGGCCTCGGCCTCGCCGCCCGGACCAGCTTCTTCCGCCGGGACGTGGGATGA
- the mpaP gene encoding daptide biosynthesis intramembrane metalloprotease — MSPMRLALRRAQEETAGTEPVSTAYLERPRLNDGVQVHAPSEEGQPWLLQRGEHQYFRVGADLATLAGRLDGDGDAAQLADRMGAPWTEQAVRAALKTLDDAHLVDRQDPGQQVRRTRRLKYVPPFTFQFTVLRSGTRLAHRITGLRLVSARTLAVLVGVLGAAGAVALMTQRAHLADVLGRPVSLQTMFVILAAVSVTTVAHELGHACLLAHYGGRPGRLGVMLFYLSPAMFCDVSDAWRLNHLQRARVALAGIMVQVGVSGAAACSTAFAGRGNTGDVLMLFAVVNVAAAVVNVVPFVKLDGYIALMSYLDRPNLRDTALASLRDRFVALLSGKRIRSQEPSWLPWFGFLCAIAPIALVVRALGQWLNSLLSLGYFGVALSATITGFVALVGVKAGIRLVRALRPARLRPWRVAALLVVVAALLTAVAGIHMTYSRVGSYQVAADGRVYLMVPSGVDDRPVRAGDRVELLKAGMVLHHTVGTATVAVSQGSPMMIPLTGLIPVTADGVKVPGDRYLLRVDGPITTQQGSVRLHSRSVVLPRWAYERFVRPLFATFD, encoded by the coding sequence ATGAGCCCGATGCGCCTCGCGCTGCGCAGGGCACAGGAGGAGACGGCCGGTACGGAGCCGGTTTCGACCGCCTATCTGGAACGTCCCCGGCTGAACGACGGAGTCCAGGTGCACGCCCCGTCGGAGGAGGGCCAGCCCTGGCTGCTCCAGCGCGGGGAGCACCAGTACTTCCGGGTCGGAGCCGATCTCGCCACACTCGCCGGCCGTCTCGACGGTGACGGCGACGCGGCGCAACTGGCCGACCGGATGGGCGCGCCCTGGACCGAGCAGGCCGTACGCGCCGCGCTGAAGACCCTGGACGACGCGCACCTGGTGGACCGGCAGGACCCCGGGCAGCAGGTGCGCAGAACACGCCGGCTGAAGTACGTACCGCCGTTCACCTTCCAGTTCACGGTGCTGCGTTCCGGCACCCGGCTGGCACACCGGATCACCGGTCTGCGGCTGGTGTCGGCGCGGACGCTCGCCGTCCTGGTCGGTGTCCTGGGCGCCGCCGGCGCCGTCGCGCTGATGACTCAGCGCGCACATCTGGCGGACGTGCTCGGGCGGCCGGTCTCGCTACAGACCATGTTCGTGATCCTGGCGGCCGTCTCGGTCACCACGGTCGCCCACGAACTGGGGCACGCCTGCCTTCTCGCCCACTACGGCGGGCGTCCCGGTCGCCTCGGTGTGATGCTCTTCTACCTCTCCCCGGCGATGTTCTGCGACGTCTCCGACGCCTGGCGGCTGAACCACCTCCAACGTGCCCGGGTCGCCCTGGCGGGGATCATGGTCCAGGTCGGGGTGAGCGGCGCCGCGGCCTGCTCCACCGCCTTCGCGGGCCGCGGGAACACCGGCGACGTACTGATGCTCTTCGCGGTGGTGAACGTCGCGGCAGCCGTCGTCAACGTGGTGCCGTTCGTGAAACTCGACGGCTACATCGCCCTGATGAGCTATCTCGACCGGCCGAACCTGCGCGACACGGCCCTGGCCTCCCTCCGGGACCGTTTCGTCGCGCTGCTGTCCGGGAAGCGGATCCGGTCGCAGGAGCCCAGCTGGCTGCCGTGGTTCGGTTTCCTCTGCGCCATCGCTCCGATCGCCCTGGTGGTACGCGCGCTGGGCCAGTGGCTCAACTCGCTGCTGTCGCTGGGTTACTTCGGAGTCGCGCTGTCCGCCACGATCACCGGCTTCGTCGCCCTCGTAGGGGTGAAGGCGGGCATCCGGCTGGTACGGGCGCTGCGGCCGGCCCGACTGCGCCCGTGGCGGGTGGCGGCGCTGCTCGTGGTGGTCGCCGCGCTGCTGACGGCCGTGGCCGGCATCCACATGACGTACAGCCGGGTCGGCTCCTACCAGGTCGCCGCGGACGGCCGGGTCTATCTGATGGTCCCGTCCGGTGTCGACGACCGGCCCGTGCGGGCCGGCGACCGGGTGGAGCTGCTGAAGGCCGGCATGGTACTGCACCACACGGTGGGCACCGCCACGGTGGCCGTGTCGCAGGGCAGCCCGATGATGATCCCGCTCACCGGTCTGATTCCGGTGACCGCCGACGGGGTGAAGGTTCCCGGGGACCGGTACCTGCTCCGAGTGGACGGCCCGATCACGACCCAGCAGGGCAGCGTACGGCTGCACTCGCGGTCGGTGGTGCTCCCACGCTGGGCCTACGAGCGCTTCGTGCGGCCCCTCTTCGCCACGTTCGACTGA